One segment of Streptomyces sp. TG1A-8 DNA contains the following:
- a CDS encoding ankyrin repeat domain-containing protein: MTEAPDPEVVELATRIFDLARQGRTEALVAYVDAGVPAGLTNDRGDSLVMLAAYHGHADAVRALLVRGAAADQVNDRGQTPLAGAVFKGETEVVRVLVEAGADPAAGTPSAVDTARVFDRADLLELFGAH, encoded by the coding sequence ATGACTGAAGCCCCCGACCCCGAGGTCGTGGAGCTGGCGACCAGGATCTTCGACCTGGCCCGGCAGGGGCGGACGGAAGCACTCGTGGCGTACGTCGACGCGGGCGTCCCGGCCGGCCTCACCAATGACCGCGGCGACTCCCTGGTCATGCTCGCGGCCTACCACGGCCACGCCGACGCGGTGCGCGCGCTGCTCGTCCGCGGCGCGGCGGCGGACCAGGTCAACGACCGGGGCCAGACCCCGCTCGCGGGAGCCGTCTTCAAGGGGGAGACGGAGGTCGTCAGGGTCCTCGTGGAGGCCGGCGCCGATCCCGCTGCCGGTACCCCCTCGGCCGTCGACACGGCACGCGTGTTCGACAGGGCGGACCTGCTGGAACTGTTCGGCGCACACTGA